The Denitrificimonas caeni genome has a segment encoding these proteins:
- the metH gene encoding methionine synthase encodes MTKHLARQQALQDALQQRILVLDGGMGTMIQSYKFTEDDFRGERFADWPQDLQGNNDLLVLTQPKLIQEIEKAYLDAGADIIETNTFNSTQVSQADYGLESIAYELNFEGARIAREVANAKTLETPDKPRFVAGVLGPTSRTCSLSPDVNNPGYRNVTFDILVENYSEATRGLVNGGADIIMIETIFDTLNAKAAIFAVEGVFEELGITLPIMISGTITDASGRTLSGQTTEAFWNSIRHCKPLSVGLNCALGAKELRPYLQELSEKADTFVSTHPNAGLPNAFAEYDETPEETAAMIEEFAASGFINIVGGCCGTTPEHIRAIAEKVAKYPPRVIPDIPKACRLSGLEPFTIDRSSLFVNVGERTNITGSARFARLIREENYTEALAVALQQVESGAQVIDINMDEGMLDSKAAMVTFLNLIAGEPDISRVPIMIDSSKWEIIEAGLKCIQGKGIVNSISMKEGVDEFIKHAKLCRRYGAAVVVMAFDEQGQADTAARKQEICARSYDILVNQVGFPPEDIIFDPNIFAVATGIEEHNNYAVDFIQACAWIRDNLPHALTSGGVSNVSFSFRGNNPVREAIHSVFLYHAIQNGLNMGIVNAGQLEIYDQIPTELREKVEDVILNRTPNGTEALLAIAEDYRGDGSVKEVESEEWRSFPVNQRLEHALVKGITQWIVEDTEECRLQYARPIEVIEGPLMSGMNIVGDLFGSGKMFLPQVVKSARVMKQAVAHLVPFIDAEKGDKPEAKGKVLMATVKGDVHDIGKNIVAVVLGCNGYDIVDLGVMVPADKILKTAIAEKCDIIGLSGLITPSLDEMVNVAKEMQRQDFHLPLLIGGATTSKAHTAVRIDPHYSNDAVVYVTDASRAVGVVTTLLSKELKPEYTRKIREEYADMRERIAARTVRTKYLSYAQALANKPKYEWADYQAPQPKVKGTQRIYDIDLKVLADYIDWTPFFISWNLVGKYPRIFKDEVVGEAAQTLFDEAQVLLKKMVDEKLIEARATFAFWPANQVNDDDLELYDETGQPMAKLHHLRQQIETNNDKANMSLADFVAPKDSGVTDYIGGFIVTAGIGVDELAKSYQAAGDDYNAIMVQALADRLAEACAEWLHQQVRTKHWGYAEVENFSNEDLIREKYKGIRPAPGYPACPDHTEKATLFELLDPHQDFGVSMTEHYAMFPTAAVSGWYFANPNAHYFAVGKIEKDQLQSYAARKGQSVEEAERWLAPNLAYEP; translated from the coding sequence ATGACCAAGCATTTAGCACGTCAACAAGCTCTTCAAGATGCATTACAACAACGGATTCTGGTGCTCGATGGCGGCATGGGAACCATGATTCAAAGTTACAAGTTCACTGAAGATGACTTTCGCGGCGAGCGCTTTGCTGACTGGCCACAAGACTTACAAGGCAACAATGATTTATTAGTCCTGACTCAGCCCAAACTGATTCAAGAAATAGAAAAAGCCTATTTAGATGCCGGCGCGGACATTATTGAAACCAACACCTTTAACTCCACCCAGGTGTCACAAGCAGATTACGGCTTAGAATCCATCGCCTATGAGCTGAACTTTGAAGGTGCACGCATTGCCCGCGAAGTAGCGAATGCAAAAACCTTAGAAACACCCGACAAACCACGCTTTGTGGCTGGGGTGCTTGGCCCAACCAGCCGCACCTGCTCTTTATCTCCAGACGTGAACAACCCAGGTTATCGCAATGTGACCTTTGATATTTTGGTTGAAAATTACAGCGAAGCCACGCGCGGCCTAGTCAACGGCGGCGCCGACATTATCATGATCGAAACCATCTTCGATACGCTCAATGCTAAAGCCGCGATCTTTGCCGTTGAAGGCGTATTTGAAGAACTGGGAATCACCCTACCTATTATGATCTCGGGCACCATCACCGATGCCTCTGGCCGCACGCTCTCAGGGCAAACTACCGAAGCCTTTTGGAACTCGATCCGCCACTGCAAGCCTTTGTCGGTGGGTTTAAACTGCGCCCTCGGTGCCAAAGAGTTGCGCCCTTATCTGCAAGAACTCTCAGAAAAAGCTGACACCTTTGTCTCGACTCACCCCAACGCAGGATTACCCAATGCGTTCGCTGAGTACGATGAAACGCCAGAAGAAACGGCGGCCATGATTGAAGAGTTTGCCGCGTCCGGCTTTATCAATATTGTCGGTGGTTGCTGCGGCACCACGCCTGAGCACATTCGTGCCATTGCCGAAAAAGTCGCTAAATACCCACCGCGTGTGATTCCTGACATCCCTAAAGCCTGCCGACTTTCAGGCTTAGAGCCTTTTACCATTGATCGCAGCTCGCTCTTTGTCAACGTCGGTGAGCGCACCAACATCACCGGCTCCGCACGATTTGCCCGCTTGATTCGCGAAGAAAACTACACTGAAGCCCTTGCGGTTGCCTTGCAGCAAGTGGAGTCCGGCGCGCAGGTGATTGATATCAATATGGACGAGGGTATGCTCGACTCCAAAGCGGCCATGGTCACCTTTCTCAATCTGATTGCGGGTGAGCCGGATATCTCGCGCGTACCAATTATGATTGACTCATCGAAGTGGGAGATTATCGAAGCCGGCCTCAAATGCATTCAAGGTAAAGGCATCGTTAACTCCATTTCGATGAAAGAAGGCGTCGATGAGTTTATTAAGCACGCCAAACTTTGCCGCCGTTACGGTGCAGCGGTGGTAGTGATGGCCTTTGATGAGCAAGGCCAAGCCGATACTGCAGCACGTAAGCAAGAAATCTGCGCACGCTCCTATGATATTTTGGTCAACCAAGTGGGCTTCCCCCCTGAGGATATTATCTTTGACCCTAATATCTTTGCCGTGGCCACAGGTATCGAAGAGCACAATAACTACGCGGTGGACTTTATTCAGGCCTGTGCCTGGATTCGCGATAACCTCCCGCATGCGCTGACCTCTGGTGGCGTCTCCAACGTATCCTTCTCCTTCCGCGGTAATAACCCGGTACGTGAAGCGATTCACTCCGTCTTTCTCTATCACGCCATTCAAAACGGCCTGAATATGGGGATTGTCAACGCTGGACAGCTGGAGATTTACGATCAGATTCCAACTGAACTACGGGAAAAAGTCGAAGACGTTATTCTAAACCGCACGCCAAATGGCACTGAAGCTTTATTAGCTATCGCCGAAGATTACCGCGGTGATGGCTCGGTGAAAGAAGTTGAATCAGAAGAGTGGCGCAGTTTTCCAGTTAACCAGCGCCTTGAGCATGCTTTGGTAAAAGGCATCACGCAATGGATTGTCGAAGATACCGAAGAGTGCCGCTTACAATATGCTCGCCCAATTGAAGTAATTGAAGGGCCTTTGATGTCTGGTATGAACATCGTAGGTGACTTATTTGGCAGCGGTAAAATGTTCCTGCCACAAGTAGTGAAGTCAGCACGGGTAATGAAGCAAGCCGTCGCGCACTTAGTACCTTTTATTGATGCTGAAAAAGGCGACAAACCCGAAGCCAAAGGCAAGGTGTTAATGGCTACGGTAAAAGGTGACGTGCACGATATCGGTAAAAATATTGTCGCGGTAGTGCTGGGCTGTAATGGCTACGACATTGTTGACCTCGGTGTGATGGTGCCGGCGGATAAAATCCTAAAAACCGCCATTGCCGAAAAATGCGACATTATTGGTCTGTCTGGATTAATCACCCCATCCTTAGATGAAATGGTTAACGTGGCCAAAGAAATGCAGCGTCAAGACTTCCACCTGCCCCTCTTAATTGGCGGCGCAACCACTTCAAAAGCACACACAGCGGTCCGCATCGATCCACATTACAGCAATGACGCCGTAGTCTACGTCACTGACGCTTCCCGCGCTGTGGGTGTAGTAACCACTTTGCTGTCGAAAGAGCTCAAACCTGAGTACACGCGCAAAATCCGTGAAGAGTATGCTGACATGCGCGAACGCATTGCGGCGCGCACAGTACGCACTAAGTACCTCAGCTATGCGCAAGCTTTAGCCAATAAACCTAAGTATGAGTGGGCTGATTATCAAGCACCACAACCCAAGGTGAAAGGCACGCAGCGCATCTACGACATTGATTTAAAAGTCCTTGCTGATTACATCGACTGGACACCCTTTTTCATCTCTTGGAACTTGGTGGGCAAATACCCGCGCATTTTCAAAGATGAAGTGGTTGGCGAAGCCGCACAAACTCTGTTTGATGAAGCCCAAGTACTGCTGAAAAAAATGGTCGATGAAAAGCTCATTGAAGCGCGGGCCACCTTTGCCTTCTGGCCGGCCAATCAAGTCAATGATGATGATCTTGAGCTGTATGATGAAACTGGCCAACCCATGGCTAAACTGCATCACCTGCGCCAACAAATTGAAACCAACAATGATAAAGCCAACATGTCCTTAGCTGATTTTGTCGCCCCTAAAGATAGTGGTGTAACGGACTATATCGGCGGCTTTATTGTCACTGCAGGTATTGGCGTGGATGAGCTGGCCAAGTCCTACCAAGCTGCTGGTGATGACTACAATGCCATCATGGTGCAAGCCTTGGCTGACCGCTTAGCTGAAGCTTGCGCCGAATGGCTGCACCAGCAGGTACGCACCAAGCACTGGGGCTACGCCGAAGTGGAAAACTTCAGCAATGAGGATTTGATTCGCGAGAAGTACAAAGGAATTCGTCCAGCCCCAGGCTACCCTGCTTGTCCTGACCATACAGAAAAAGCCACTTTGTTCGAACTGCTTGATCCGCACCAAGACTTCGGTGTGAGCATGACCGAACACTACGCAATGTTCCCCACGGCAGCAGTCAGCGGCTGGTATTTTGCTAACCCTAACGCCCATTACTTTGCTGTGGGCAAGATCGAAAAAGATCAACTACAAAGCTACGCTGCGCGTAAAGGTCAATCTGTCGAAGAAGCTGAGCGCTGGTTAGCGCCAAACCTTGCTTACGAACCATAA
- a CDS encoding fatty acid cis/trans isomerase: MQRFIYGFLGVLLSQLVSAQQSTYSENIQPIFTQKCVACHACYDAPCQLNLGSGEGLERGAHKDPVYNGARTKAQSATRLFVDAQGAAEWREKGFFDVLGEEPKASLLATMIELGRQQPFAPNSRLPEHLAIGINRSDQCPQPHEFAKFAEKNPHSGMPYGVTGLTDEEYASVRQWLEDGAPVDWQPWTANALEQQQIEEWESFLNTPGARESLVSRWLFEHLFIAHIHFKGGDENHFFRIVRSRTPSGEPVDEIATQRPNNDPGVQMYYRFEPISDVIVRKTHTTYTMSSEKLAHVQDLFFGNDWQAEKIPGYGAFSRSNPFETFEAIPAKARYQFMLDDAEYFVRTFIRGPVCRGQIATDVIRDNFWVFFQDPADDLYLTDPVYQDEVSPLLAVPGQFDELSTVFSFWKNSKKNRNKYENLRRERYAEAPAPTWSSIWSGNDEALLTIFRHHDSAAVAKGLVGEIPQTMWLMDFPLFERTYYELVVNFDVYGNLAHQAQTRLYFDLIRNGSEVNFLRLMPRDVREEELEDWYQKSGKIKMWMDYTKIDTKTKSDLGLPSENSIYAFAEQALQRFKDINARPDPINRCRSAYCHRDGLSSEAAAAEQSLSRLTARPAAAFKAIHFLPEATMLRVEFNDGEREVYSVLRNRAHSNVAFMMGEERRYQPGLDTLTVYPEVLSSYPNFIFNVPAAEVPSFVGALEQVHDTDSFRSVVERWGIRRTHPQFWQYFHDLSEHIRERKPLEAGVLDMNRYENL; this comes from the coding sequence ATGCAAAGATTTATTTACGGTTTTCTGGGAGTGCTTTTGAGTCAATTGGTCAGTGCTCAGCAAAGCACTTACAGTGAAAATATTCAGCCGATTTTCACTCAGAAATGCGTGGCTTGCCATGCTTGTTATGATGCCCCTTGCCAGTTGAACTTAGGCAGCGGTGAAGGGCTTGAGCGAGGGGCGCATAAAGACCCTGTTTATAATGGTGCACGCACTAAAGCCCAGTCAGCCACTCGCTTATTTGTTGATGCGCAGGGGGCTGCTGAGTGGCGTGAGAAAGGTTTCTTTGACGTGCTCGGTGAAGAGCCAAAAGCTTCTTTGCTAGCCACCATGATTGAATTGGGGCGTCAGCAGCCTTTTGCACCTAATAGCCGCTTGCCTGAACATTTAGCCATAGGTATTAATCGCAGTGATCAGTGTCCGCAACCCCATGAGTTTGCTAAGTTTGCAGAAAAGAATCCGCACAGCGGTATGCCTTATGGCGTTACTGGGTTAACGGACGAGGAGTATGCCAGTGTCCGTCAGTGGCTAGAGGATGGCGCACCAGTTGATTGGCAGCCATGGACTGCGAATGCATTGGAGCAGCAACAAATCGAAGAGTGGGAGTCTTTTTTAAATACTCCAGGTGCTCGAGAGTCCTTGGTCAGCCGCTGGTTATTTGAGCATTTATTTATTGCACATATTCATTTTAAAGGCGGGGATGAAAACCATTTTTTCCGCATCGTGCGTTCCCGCACACCCAGTGGTGAGCCCGTTGATGAGATTGCTACGCAGCGGCCCAATAACGACCCTGGAGTACAAATGTATTACCGTTTTGAGCCGATTAGCGATGTGATTGTGCGTAAAACCCATACCACTTACACCATGAGTTCAGAGAAACTTGCGCATGTTCAAGACTTGTTTTTCGGTAACGACTGGCAGGCTGAAAAAATCCCCGGTTATGGTGCATTTTCACGCAGCAACCCATTTGAGACCTTTGAGGCAATTCCAGCGAAGGCGCGCTATCAGTTTATGCTCGACGACGCAGAGTATTTTGTGCGTACCTTTATTCGTGGCCCTGTGTGCCGTGGACAGATTGCCACTGATGTTATTCGCGATAACTTCTGGGTCTTTTTTCAAGACCCTGCCGATGACCTCTATTTGACTGATCCTGTTTATCAGGATGAAGTCAGTCCATTGCTGGCTGTGCCGGGGCAGTTCGATGAGCTCAGTACGGTTTTTAGTTTTTGGAAAAACTCCAAGAAGAACCGTAATAAATATGAAAACCTGCGCCGTGAACGCTATGCAGAAGCCCCAGCACCAACTTGGTCGAGCATTTGGTCGGGTAATGATGAGGCATTGCTGACGATCTTTCGTCACCATGACAGTGCGGCAGTGGCAAAGGGTTTGGTTGGTGAAATACCGCAAACCATGTGGTTAATGGATTTTCCATTGTTTGAGCGCACCTACTACGAGCTGGTGGTGAATTTTGATGTGTATGGCAACCTGGCTCACCAAGCCCAGACACGTTTGTATTTTGACCTGATTCGCAACGGCTCAGAAGTTAACTTTTTACGCTTAATGCCCCGCGATGTACGAGAAGAAGAGTTGGAAGACTGGTATCAAAAGAGCGGTAAGATCAAAATGTGGATGGATTACACCAAAATTGATACCAAGACAAAAAGCGATTTGGGTTTACCCAGTGAAAACAGTATCTACGCATTTGCCGAGCAGGCTTTGCAGCGTTTTAAAGATATCAATGCCCGTCCTGATCCAATTAACCGTTGCCGCAGCGCCTATTGTCACCGTGATGGGTTGAGCAGTGAAGCTGCCGCCGCTGAGCAAAGCTTGTCACGTTTAACTGCGCGTCCGGCTGCAGCTTTTAAAGCCATTCATTTTTTGCCGGAAGCCACCATGCTGCGCGTGGAGTTTAACGATGGTGAGCGAGAGGTGTATAGCGTGCTGCGCAACCGTGCGCACAGTAATGTGGCTTTTATGATGGGAGAAGAGCGGCGCTATCAGCCAGGGTTGGATACTTTAACCGTTTACCCAGAAGTGCTGAGCAGCTATCCGAACTTTATCTTTAATGTGCCAGCGGCCGAAGTGCCAAGTTTTGTTGGGGCGTTAGAGCAAGTGCATGATACCGACAGTTTTCGTAGCGTTGTTGAACGTTGGGGTATACGCCGTACTCACCCACAGTTCTGGCAGTATTTCCATGATCTAAGCGAGCATATACGTGAGCGCAAGCCGTTAGAGGCTGGGGTGTTGGATATGAATCGCTATGAGAATCTATAA
- a CDS encoding transglycosylase SLT domain-containing protein produces the protein MRSRYLLPLVLLVASLHHPLSTASAASLAQQRTLYSQAKSALSKNDASVYLNNRAALRSYPLTPYLAYDELTQRLPSASNDEVEKFLLEHGDLPQINWMKLRWLRLLSERQQWPLFLKYYSPELNFTELDCRFAQYQLHSGQSQAAYSSAEKLWLSARSQPNACDPLFDSWRAAGQLTENKVWQRLKLATDAGNYGVANYLIKLLDKQQLLGKKLVDVAQKPELLKQTERFNSTDAKNAEVVALGLRKLARQDLDASLRLLEHYEKTLRFSAEDQLSIANDIGLRLAKRFDARALAVMQKYDPQLQNANLSEWRVRLLLRLGRWSEAYTVIGQLPEDLANSNRWRYWQARSLQLAQPNSKQPLVLYQPLARERDFYGFMAADRSEQPYYLKHQALELQPKTIQKVRNAAGMQRALEFDALEQSTEAQREWYHLSNALSRDELVAQARIAYDMGWYFPAIRTISKAQYWDDLEIRFPMAHRSNFVAEAKNRGIHSSWIFAVTRQESAFMIQAKSHVGAMGLMQLMPATAKETAQRYGIPLATPRSAVNPEINIQLGAAYLSQVLGQFKGNRVLASAAYNAGPGRVRQWLRDAKHLPYDVWVETIPFDETRLYVQNVLAYSVIYGEKLQAPIPLVEWHERFLDQQ, from the coding sequence ATGCGCAGTCGCTATTTATTACCGCTGGTGTTACTTGTTGCCAGTCTGCACCACCCCCTATCTACAGCCTCTGCTGCTTCATTAGCCCAGCAACGCACTCTTTACAGCCAAGCTAAATCAGCGCTGAGTAAAAACGATGCGTCAGTGTATTTAAACAACCGCGCAGCTTTACGCAGCTATCCATTAACACCTTATTTAGCCTACGATGAATTAACCCAACGTCTGCCCAGCGCCAGTAACGATGAGGTGGAGAAATTTTTACTTGAGCACGGTGATTTACCACAAATTAACTGGATGAAACTGCGCTGGTTACGCTTGCTCAGTGAACGCCAGCAATGGCCATTATTTTTAAAGTATTACAGCCCAGAATTAAACTTTACTGAGCTTGACTGCCGCTTTGCCCAATATCAACTGCACAGTGGCCAAAGCCAAGCGGCCTACAGCAGCGCAGAAAAACTTTGGCTCAGTGCCCGTTCCCAACCCAACGCCTGCGACCCACTCTTTGATAGCTGGCGTGCCGCTGGGCAATTGACTGAAAATAAAGTCTGGCAACGCTTAAAGCTGGCCACAGATGCTGGCAACTACGGCGTGGCTAACTACCTGATAAAACTACTCGACAAACAACAGCTGCTGGGGAAAAAGCTTGTTGATGTCGCGCAAAAGCCTGAATTACTTAAGCAAACTGAGCGTTTTAATAGTACCGATGCAAAAAATGCTGAAGTGGTTGCATTGGGTTTACGCAAGCTAGCCCGACAAGATTTAGATGCCAGTTTACGCTTGCTTGAGCACTACGAGAAAACCTTGCGCTTCAGCGCAGAAGACCAATTGAGCATCGCCAATGATATTGGCTTGCGCTTAGCCAAGCGCTTCGATGCACGGGCTTTAGCAGTTATGCAAAAGTATGATCCACAGCTGCAAAATGCCAACCTCAGTGAATGGCGTGTGCGCTTATTGCTACGTCTAGGACGCTGGAGCGAAGCCTACACAGTCATCGGACAGTTGCCAGAGGACTTAGCCAATAGCAATCGTTGGCGCTACTGGCAGGCCCGCAGTTTACAGTTAGCCCAGCCCAACAGTAAGCAACCGCTGGTGCTCTATCAGCCTTTGGCCCGCGAGCGCGATTTTTATGGTTTTATGGCTGCCGACCGCAGTGAGCAACCTTACTACTTGAAGCATCAAGCCCTTGAGTTACAGCCCAAAACCATCCAAAAAGTACGCAACGCTGCTGGTATGCAGCGTGCTTTAGAGTTTGACGCCCTTGAGCAAAGCACTGAAGCACAGCGCGAGTGGTACCACCTGAGCAATGCTTTAAGCCGTGATGAACTAGTGGCACAAGCGCGTATTGCTTACGATATGGGCTGGTACTTCCCTGCTATTCGCACCATCAGCAAAGCCCAGTACTGGGATGATTTGGAAATTCGCTTCCCCATGGCGCATCGCAGTAACTTTGTTGCTGAGGCTAAAAACCGTGGCATCCATTCCAGCTGGATTTTTGCCGTAACCCGCCAAGAAAGTGCCTTTATGATCCAAGCTAAATCACATGTGGGTGCTATGGGTTTGATGCAATTGATGCCCGCCACAGCCAAAGAGACTGCGCAGCGCTATGGCATTCCCTTAGCCACACCGCGTAGCGCCGTCAACCCTGAGATTAATATCCAACTGGGAGCAGCTTACTTAAGCCAGGTCTTAGGCCAGTTTAAGGGCAATCGCGTCCTTGCCTCTGCTGCCTATAACGCCGGCCCAGGACGTGTACGTCAATGGCTGCGCGACGCCAAACACTTACCCTACGATGTTTGGGTGGAAACTATCCCCTTTGACGAGACGCGTCTTTACGTACAAAACGTACTGGCTTACTCAGTCATTTATGGTGAAAAACTCCAGGCGCCAATTCCTCTAGTGGAGTGGCATGAACGCTTTCTAGATCAACAATAA
- a CDS encoding ATP-binding cassette domain-containing protein: protein MTLLKLTQVSLAYGATPLLEEVSWQIARGERVCIIGRNGTGKSSMLHIVKGTRAHDTGEVWRAPGLKIGELPQELPVADERTVFDVVAEGLDGVGELLAEFNHLSQNISNDEDLNKLMHVQQELEARDGWRLQQLVDSTLSRLQLPAEKKLNELSGGWRRRVLLAQALVAEPDLLLLDEPTNHLDIGAIAWLEDALLNFTGAVLFITHDRAFLQNLATRIIELDRGHLIDWDGDYASFLVHKEQQLAAEETANALFDKKLAQEEVWIRQGIKARRTRNEGRVRELKALRVERSQRRERQGTANINIGAAEKSGKQVIVVDKVSFAHEGGRELIKDFSMVLQRGDRIGLLGANGSGKTTLLKLLLGDLQPTKGTIEVGTKLEVAYFDQLRHQLDPEKTVIDNVGEGSDTIMINGQSKHVLSYLGDFLFSPQRARTPVKALSGGERARLLLAKLFTRPANLLVLDEPTNDLDVETLELLEEVLMEFKGTVLIVSHDRAFLDNVVTSTLVFDGTGKVREYVGGFDDWLRQGGSIRLLGAADELETAEQVTKETDNADAEQVTAQNSDQLMQKPTDDGIVPKKKLSYKLQRELDAIPAKIEDLETELNALHEQVSQVDFYQQPLETTEAVLAQITAVQEQLDVVLERWAELDS, encoded by the coding sequence ATGACTTTGCTCAAATTAACTCAAGTATCTCTCGCTTACGGCGCTACCCCTCTTTTAGAAGAGGTTTCGTGGCAGATTGCGCGTGGCGAACGCGTGTGCATTATTGGCCGCAATGGTACGGGCAAGTCAAGCATGCTGCACATCGTTAAAGGCACACGCGCCCATGATACTGGTGAAGTGTGGCGTGCGCCGGGTCTGAAAATTGGTGAGTTACCGCAAGAGTTGCCAGTGGCCGATGAGCGTACTGTTTTTGATGTGGTGGCCGAAGGTCTAGATGGTGTGGGTGAGCTGTTGGCTGAGTTCAATCATTTAAGCCAAAACATCAGCAATGATGAAGACTTAAATAAGCTCATGCATGTGCAGCAAGAGTTGGAAGCCCGCGATGGCTGGCGTTTGCAGCAGCTAGTGGACAGCACTTTAAGCCGTTTGCAGTTGCCTGCAGAGAAAAAACTGAATGAATTGTCCGGTGGTTGGCGTCGTCGAGTTCTGCTGGCTCAAGCGTTAGTGGCTGAGCCTGATTTACTCCTTCTGGATGAGCCGACCAACCACTTGGATATTGGCGCTATTGCGTGGTTAGAAGATGCTTTATTGAATTTTACTGGTGCAGTGCTGTTTATTACTCACGACAGGGCCTTCTTACAAAACTTGGCTACGCGCATTATCGAGTTAGATCGTGGTCATTTAATTGACTGGGATGGCGACTATGCAAGCTTTCTGGTGCACAAAGAGCAACAGCTGGCCGCTGAAGAAACCGCCAATGCCTTGTTTGATAAAAAGCTGGCGCAAGAAGAAGTATGGATTCGTCAAGGGATTAAAGCGCGTCGTACCCGTAATGAAGGCCGCGTGCGTGAGCTTAAAGCCTTGCGGGTCGAGCGCAGTCAGCGGCGTGAACGCCAAGGTACTGCCAATATTAATATTGGTGCAGCAGAGAAGTCCGGTAAACAAGTCATAGTGGTGGATAAGGTTAGCTTTGCCCACGAGGGTGGTCGCGAGCTGATTAAAGATTTTTCCATGGTCTTGCAGCGCGGAGACCGTATTGGTTTATTGGGTGCTAACGGCAGTGGTAAAACCACGTTGCTGAAATTGCTGTTGGGTGATTTGCAGCCCACTAAAGGCACAATCGAAGTGGGCACTAAGCTTGAAGTAGCTTACTTTGATCAGTTACGTCATCAGCTTGATCCAGAAAAAACAGTGATTGATAACGTCGGTGAAGGCAGTGACACCATTATGATTAATGGGCAAAGCAAGCATGTGCTGAGCTATTTAGGTGATTTCTTGTTTAGCCCACAGCGTGCCCGCACACCGGTGAAAGCTTTATCCGGTGGCGAACGCGCACGTTTATTACTGGCTAAACTTTTTACTCGCCCAGCGAACTTGCTAGTGCTGGATGAACCGACCAACGACCTTGATGTAGAAACCCTCGAACTGCTCGAAGAAGTGCTGATGGAGTTTAAAGGCACTGTCTTGATCGTCAGTCACGACCGTGCATTCCTCGATAACGTAGTGACCAGTACCTTAGTCTTTGATGGCACGGGTAAAGTGCGTGAGTATGTCGGTGGTTTTGATGATTGGCTCAGACAGGGCGGCAGTATTCGTTTGCTAGGTGCCGCTGATGAGCTTGAAACTGCCGAGCAAGTCACAAAAGAAACAGATAATGCTGACGCAGAGCAAGTGACTGCGCAGAATTCAGATCAGCTCATGCAAAAGCCAACGGATGATGGCATAGTGCCCAAAAAGAAGTTGAGCTATAAGCTGCAACGCGAACTTGATGCAATCCCAGCAAAAATTGAAGACTTAGAAACCGAGCTGAATGCTTTGCATGAGCAGGTTTCGCAAGTTGACTTTTATCAGCAACCGCTTGAGACAACTGAAGCAGTACTGGCGCAAATAACTGCGGTACAGGAACAGTTGGATGTTGTGCTTGAGCGCTGGGCCGAGTTGGATAGTTAA
- a CDS encoding DUF6901 family protein → MAVEYRITLDDEHAFNYKIELERNQLSTVQQTSPHPWTRLQHQQCSNCPLRSEEHEYCPTAVDLQTIVEDFGGLPAFKKAWVHVRTSEREYSKMVNLEEGLRSLLGVVMATSACPILAQLKPMAHNHLPFASSNEFALRTISMYLMRELFNARDGKTPDWELSGLTDDFKALQLVNQALWHRIHDACAGDTNLKAFLNFFSMSSSMTYSLETQLQKIRPLVMS, encoded by the coding sequence ATGGCTGTAGAGTACAGAATTACGCTGGATGATGAGCATGCGTTTAATTATAAAATTGAACTGGAGCGCAACCAGTTAAGTACTGTGCAGCAGACCTCTCCACACCCATGGACACGTTTACAACATCAGCAATGCAGCAATTGCCCGTTGCGCAGTGAAGAGCATGAATATTGCCCCACTGCGGTTGACTTGCAGACTATCGTCGAGGATTTTGGTGGCTTGCCAGCCTTTAAAAAAGCTTGGGTGCATGTGCGTACCAGTGAGCGTGAATACAGCAAAATGGTCAATCTAGAAGAAGGTCTGCGTTCACTGCTTGGGGTGGTTATGGCAACTTCTGCTTGCCCTATTTTGGCCCAACTAAAGCCCATGGCGCACAATCACTTGCCTTTCGCTAGTAGTAATGAATTTGCTTTGCGTACGATCTCTATGTACTTGATGCGGGAGTTGTTTAACGCCCGTGATGGTAAAACTCCCGACTGGGAGTTAAGCGGTTTGACTGATGACTTCAAAGCCTTGCAGTTGGTAAATCAGGCGCTTTGGCACCGAATTCACGACGCCTGTGCAGGGGATACCAATCTTAAAGCGTTTTTGAATTTCTTCTCAATGTCATCGAGCATGACCTATTCATTAGAGACGCAGTTGCAAAAAATCCGCCCCTTAGTCATGAGTTAA
- a CDS encoding universal stress protein translates to MAYSHLLVAIDLTEDCHHVLAQAHKLSVALACKVTLVHVVEPLTMVFGGDVPMDLSLLQQQQTEQAQNKLNILAEQHELLKENNCHLRYGQPRQEIHLLAQEHSCDLIVVGSHGRHGLALLLGSTTNDLLSGAPCDVLAIELKKRTTED, encoded by the coding sequence ATGGCATATTCTCACTTGCTTGTTGCAATTGATCTCACTGAAGATTGTCACCACGTTTTAGCCCAAGCCCACAAACTCAGCGTAGCCTTAGCGTGTAAAGTCACTTTAGTGCATGTTGTTGAACCTTTGACCATGGTGTTTGGCGGTGATGTCCCCATGGACTTATCTTTGCTGCAGCAGCAACAGACCGAGCAAGCACAAAATAAACTCAACATACTGGCCGAGCAGCACGAGTTACTCAAAGAAAACAACTGTCACTTGCGTTACGGGCAACCACGTCAAGAAATCCACCTGCTGGCCCAAGAGCACAGCTGTGATCTAATTGTAGTCGGTAGCCATGGCCGTCACGGTTTAGCCCTGCTGCTAGGCTCAACTACAAATGACCTACTGTCCGGCGCCCCCTGCGACGTACTGGCAATTGAGTTGAAGAAACGCACTACTGAAGACTAA